A single Balaenoptera ricei isolate mBalRic1 chromosome 13, mBalRic1.hap2, whole genome shotgun sequence DNA region contains:
- the ZC3H8 gene encoding zinc finger CCCH domain-containing protein 8 isoform X2, giving the protein MMDFENLFSKPPNPALGKKPATDSDQRHFGNSTSRKNLQRRKSRSKDYDVYSDNDICSQESEDNFAKELQQYIQAKEMANVTQSLSLPEESVKKEGAKDTQKGKAVKQKNKNKNLKAVHKNGKQKKMKRKWPGTGDKGSNASLRNNGSQEQDGKPKEKQQPVRMSQGFINQHTVQRQGKQICKYFLERKCIKGDQCKFDHAAEIEKKKEMCKFYVQGYCTRGENCLYLHNEYPCKFYHTGAKCYQGEYCKFSHDPLTAETQELLAKVLNPEKKSS; this is encoded by the exons gcactttggaAACTCTACATCACGGAAGAATTTGCAACGTAGAAAATCAAGAAGTAAGGACTATGATGTATATAGTGATAATGATATCTGCAGTCAGGAATCAGAAGATAATTTTGCTAAAGAGCTTCAACAATATATACAAGCTAAAGAGATGGCAAATGTTACTCAATCCTTATCGCTTCCTGAAGAATCTGTGAAGAAAGAGGGAGCAAAGGATACGCAGAAAGGTAAAG ctgttaaacaaaaaaataaaaataaaaaccttaaagCTGTTCACAAGAATggtaaacagaagaaaatgaagcgAAAATGGCCTGGCACTGGAGACAAAGGATCAAACGCTTCCCTGAGGAACAATGGCTCACAGGAACAG gaTGGTAAACCTAAAGAGAAGCAGCAGCCTGTGAGAATGAGTCAGGGATTCATCAACCAACATACGGTGCAACGCCAGGGAAaacaaatttgtaaatattttcttgaaagGAAATGTATTAAG GGAGACCAGTGTAAATTTGATCATGCTGCAGagatagagaagaaaaaggaaatgtgtaAGTTTTATGTACAAGGATATTGTACCAGAGGTGAAAACTGTCTATATTTGCATAAT GAGTATCCTTGCAAGTTTTACCATACAGGAGCAAAATGTTATCAGGGAGAATATTGCAAGTTTTCACATGATCCACTGACTGCTGAAACACAAGAACTGTTGGCTAAA GTTTTGAATCCTGAAAAGAAGTCATCATGA